One segment of Tindallia magadiensis DNA contains the following:
- a CDS encoding acylphosphatase, whose protein sequence is MPALHMIVRGTVQGVAFRYSTRERALDLNLEGWVRNRKDGSVEIFVQGDKEQVNLMKSWAQTGPSQAVVEELIASPQKPDQSIQGFVVRTTC, encoded by the coding sequence ATGCCAGCATTACATATGATTGTCAGGGGAACCGTTCAAGGCGTTGCTTTTAGATATAGCACACGAGAGCGAGCTCTCGATTTAAATCTTGAAGGATGGGTTAGAAATAGAAAGGATGGGTCTGTTGAGATTTTTGTTCAGGGAGATAAAGAACAGGTTAACCTAATGAAGTCCTGGGCACAAACAGGGCCATCACAAGCCGTTGTAGAGGAGTTAATCGCATCACCTCAAAAGCCCGATCAAAGCATCCAAGGCTTTG